A stretch of Campylobacter showae DNA encodes these proteins:
- a CDS encoding beta-ketoacyl-ACP synthase II, whose translation MKRVVVTGIGMINALGLDKDSSFKAICEGKTGVKKITSFDASDFPVQIAAEITDFDPLSVMDAKEVKKVDRFIQLGLKAAKEAMADANFGEFDAENFGVSSAAGIGGLPNIEKNSNILLEKGSRRISPFFIPSALVNMLGGIVSIEHGLKGPNISSVTACAASTHAIIEAAKTIMIGEAQKMLVVGSESTVCGVGIGGFAAMKALSTRNDDPQTASRPFDKDRDGFVMGEGSGALVLEEYESAKARGAKIYAEVVGFGESGDAYHITSPSLEGPLSAMKKALKMAGNLQIDYINAHGTSTPTNDKNETAALKALFGSNVPPVSSTKGQTGHCLGAAGAIEAVVSIMAMQEGLIPPTINYATKDEECDLDYVPNVARKAELNAVMSNSFGFGGTNGSIIFKKI comes from the coding sequence TTGAAAAGAGTCGTAGTAACCGGGATTGGGATGATCAACGCTTTAGGGCTCGACAAGGATAGTTCATTTAAGGCTATCTGCGAAGGTAAAACCGGCGTAAAAAAGATAACCTCTTTTGACGCAAGCGATTTTCCAGTTCAGATTGCTGCCGAGATAACGGACTTTGACCCGCTTAGCGTGATGGACGCTAAAGAGGTTAAAAAGGTCGATAGATTTATTCAGCTTGGATTAAAAGCTGCTAAAGAGGCTATGGCTGATGCAAATTTCGGCGAATTTGATGCTGAAAATTTCGGCGTTAGCTCTGCTGCCGGCATAGGCGGTTTGCCTAATATCGAAAAAAACTCCAATATCTTGCTTGAAAAAGGCTCGAGACGTATTTCTCCGTTTTTTATACCTTCTGCGCTAGTAAATATGCTAGGCGGCATAGTTTCGATAGAGCACGGCCTAAAAGGGCCCAATATCTCTAGCGTAACTGCATGTGCTGCGTCTACTCACGCCATCATCGAAGCGGCTAAAACCATCATGATCGGCGAAGCGCAAAAAATGCTAGTCGTAGGCTCCGAGTCTACGGTTTGCGGCGTAGGTATCGGGGGATTTGCGGCTATGAAAGCGCTTTCTACTAGAAACGACGATCCGCAAACGGCATCAAGACCTTTTGATAAAGACAGAGATGGCTTTGTTATGGGCGAAGGTAGCGGTGCACTCGTGCTCGAAGAGTATGAAAGCGCTAAGGCTAGAGGGGCTAAAATTTATGCCGAGGTGGTCGGTTTTGGCGAGAGTGGCGACGCGTATCATATAACTTCGCCTTCACTCGAAGGGCCGCTTTCTGCGATGAAAAAGGCCTTAAAAATGGCTGGAAATTTGCAGATCGATTACATCAACGCGCACGGCACTTCGACGCCGACGAACGACAAAAACGAAACTGCGGCTCTAAAAGCTCTTTTTGGTAGTAATGTACCGCCGGTTAGCTCTACCAAGGGGCAAACTGGACACTGCCTTGGCGCGGCTGGCGCGATAGAGGCTGTCGTGTCTATAATGGCTATGCAAGAAGGCCTTATACCACCTACGATAAACTACGCAACCAAAGACGAGGAATGCGATCTAGACTATGTGCCAAACGTGGCTAGAAAAGCTGAGCTAAACGCCGTTATGAGTAACTCTTTTGGATTTGGTGGCACGAACGGCTCTATTATATTTAAGAAGATATAA
- the acpP gene encoding acyl carrier protein, translated as MAIFDDVRDVVVEQLSVAPDAVKLESKIIEDLGADSLDVVELVMALEEKFEVEIPDSDAEKLITINDVVTYIENLNK; from the coding sequence ATGGCAATATTTGATGACGTAAGAGACGTAGTGGTCGAGCAACTAAGCGTGGCTCCAGATGCGGTAAAGCTTGAGTCTAAGATTATCGAGGATCTAGGTGCAGACTCGCTTGACGTAGTCGAGCTAGTTATGGCTCTTGAGGAGAAATTTGAAGTAGAGATACCTGATAGCGACGCCGAGAAACTAATCACTATAAACGACGTCGTAACCTACATCGAGAACCTAAATAAATAA
- the fabG gene encoding 3-oxoacyl-ACP reductase FabG, translating into MKFSGKNVLITGASRGIGAQIAKTLAQMGLKVWINYRSKPEIADALQAEIIANGGQAAVVKFDATDEDEFVKAINLITDADGELGYLVNNAGITNDKLALRMKTEDFTSLIGANLTSAFIGCREALKVMSKKRFGAVVNVASIVGEMGNAGQANYAASKGGMIAMNKSFAKEGAARNIRFNCVTPGFIETDMTSELSDEIKKTYSDNIPLKRFGSASEVAEAVAFLLSDHASYVTGETLKINGGLYM; encoded by the coding sequence ATGAAATTTAGCGGAAAAAACGTGCTAATCACCGGCGCAAGCCGCGGTATCGGCGCGCAGATAGCCAAAACCCTAGCGCAAATGGGGTTAAAAGTGTGGATAAACTACCGCTCAAAGCCCGAAATAGCCGATGCTCTGCAAGCTGAAATCATAGCAAACGGCGGACAGGCTGCGGTGGTAAAATTTGACGCGACGGACGAGGATGAGTTTGTAAAAGCGATAAATTTGATCACGGACGCCGACGGCGAGCTGGGCTACCTCGTAAATAATGCGGGCATCACAAACGACAAGCTCGCACTTCGCATGAAGACGGAGGATTTTACTAGCTTGATAGGCGCAAATTTGACCTCGGCCTTTATCGGATGCCGCGAGGCGTTAAAAGTGATGAGCAAAAAACGCTTCGGCGCCGTCGTAAACGTGGCTTCGATCGTGGGCGAGATGGGTAATGCGGGGCAAGCTAACTACGCTGCTAGCAAGGGCGGAATGATAGCGATGAACAAAAGCTTCGCCAAAGAGGGCGCGGCGAGAAATATTCGCTTTAACTGCGTAACGCCGGGCTTTATCGAGACTGATATGACGAGCGAGCTAAGCGACGAGATCAAAAAAACATACAGCGACAACATCCCGCTAAAGCGCTTCGGAAGCGCTAGCGAAGTGGCCGAAGCTGTGGCGTTTTTGCTAAGCGATCACGCCAGCTACGTGACGGGCGAGACGTTAAAGATCAACGGCGGACTATATATGTAA
- the gpmI gene encoding 2,3-bisphosphoglycerate-independent phosphoglycerate mutase, which translates to MAQKTILVITDGIGYNESSEFNAFAAAKKPTYDWLFKNVPNALIKTSGLAVGLPDGQMGNSEVGHMCIGSGRVLYQNLVKISLGFENGSLAKSEKLLNLFKASKRVHVVGLYSDGGVHSHLSHFDAMCFLAVANGCEVFAHAITDGRDVGPKSGLAFIKSLQEKAQYKGFKLATVSGRFYAMDRDKRWERVKTAYDAMACGENGQTISPLEYVMQSYEAGVTDEFIVPASFGDFGGIGEDDGVIFINFRNDRVREIAAALGDENFSEFARPFVVKNLLTMTEYDANFAFPVLFENEKLKNTLAEVVANAGLTQLHTAETEKYAHVTFFFNGGVEELAQNETRVLVPSPKVKTYDEKPEMSAQAVCEAVLKGMEDGQDLIVVNFANGDMVGHTGEFDAAVKAVEAVDAALGRIVAKAKEKNYALIITSDHGNCEQMKDAQGNLLTNHTTFDVFCFVMGEGVKAVKAGGLNNIAASVLALMGIEKPAEMDEALF; encoded by the coding sequence ATGGCGCAAAAAACTATTTTGGTGATCACAGACGGCATCGGATATAATGAAAGTAGCGAATTTAACGCATTTGCGGCGGCAAAAAAGCCCACATACGACTGGCTGTTTAAAAACGTCCCAAACGCGCTCATAAAAACCTCGGGCCTAGCAGTGGGCCTACCCGACGGACAGATGGGAAACAGCGAGGTCGGACACATGTGCATCGGCAGCGGGCGGGTTTTGTATCAAAATTTGGTAAAAATTTCGCTCGGTTTTGAAAACGGCTCGCTAGCTAAAAGCGAAAAGCTTTTAAATTTGTTTAAAGCTAGCAAACGCGTCCACGTCGTCGGGCTTTACAGCGATGGAGGCGTGCACTCGCACTTAAGCCACTTTGACGCAATGTGCTTTCTTGCGGTCGCAAACGGCTGCGAGGTGTTCGCTCATGCGATAACCGACGGTCGCGACGTAGGCCCGAAAAGCGGGCTGGCGTTCATAAAATCGCTTCAAGAAAAGGCGCAATATAAAGGCTTTAAGCTAGCTACCGTTAGTGGTAGGTTTTACGCGATGGACCGCGACAAGCGCTGGGAGCGCGTCAAAACGGCCTACGACGCGATGGCGTGCGGGGAAAACGGGCAAACTATATCGCCGCTAGAATACGTCATGCAAAGCTACGAGGCGGGCGTGACGGACGAGTTTATCGTGCCGGCTAGCTTTGGGGATTTCGGCGGTATCGGCGAAGACGACGGCGTGATATTTATAAACTTTAGAAACGACCGCGTGCGCGAGATTGCAGCGGCTTTGGGCGATGAAAATTTTAGCGAATTTGCGCGCCCTTTTGTCGTTAAAAATCTACTCACGATGACCGAATACGACGCAAATTTCGCTTTTCCAGTATTATTTGAAAACGAAAAGCTAAAAAATACCCTCGCCGAGGTCGTCGCAAACGCGGGCCTAACGCAGCTGCACACGGCCGAGACCGAGAAGTACGCGCATGTGACCTTTTTCTTTAACGGCGGCGTCGAGGAGCTCGCCCAAAACGAAACGAGGGTGCTGGTGCCAAGCCCTAAAGTCAAAACCTACGACGAAAAGCCTGAAATGAGCGCGCAGGCCGTGTGCGAAGCAGTGCTAAAAGGGATGGAAGACGGACAGGATCTGATTGTGGTAAATTTTGCAAACGGCGATATGGTCGGGCATACGGGCGAATTTGACGCGGCGGTAAAAGCCGTCGAGGCCGTGGATGCGGCGCTGGGACGCATCGTAGCAAAAGCAAAAGAGAAAAACTACGCGCTAATCATCACGAGCGACCACGGCAACTGCGAGCAGATGAAGGATGCGCAGGGTAATCTACTAACCAACCACACGACTTTTGACGTATTTTGCTTCGTGATGGGCGAGGGCGTAAAGGCGGTAAAAGCGGGCGGTCTAAATAATATCGCCGCGAGCGTTTTGGCGCTAATGGGTATCGAAAAACCGGCCGAGATGGACGAGGCACTATTTTAA
- the mraY gene encoding phospho-N-acetylmuramoyl-pentapeptide-transferase, whose translation MFYYIYELLNFNIFQYITVRAGFSFFIAFCLTVWALPKFIAWAKAKNAAQPIYELAPQTHQKKAKTPTMGGLVFIGAALAASVICARLDNVFVFASLICLAGFTALGFKDDYRKISGGKNHDGLSPRAKLAAQILIAFAVSAMLYLHGELGSKFYLPFYKFPVLDLGVFAVAFWTLVIVAASNAVNLTDGLDGLATVPAVFSLLTLGVFAYICGHAVFSSYLLLPKIAGVGETVVVAAALIGSLMGFLWFNCHPAEVFMGDSGSLSVGAYIGLMGVMTKNEILLIIIGFVFVMETLSVILQVGSFKIFKKRIFLMAPIHHHFEIKGWVENKIIVRFWLIAVLANLIAMTALKIR comes from the coding sequence ATGTTTTACTATATTTATGAACTGTTAAATTTTAATATCTTTCAATACATCACCGTTCGCGCAGGCTTTTCGTTTTTCATCGCATTTTGCTTGACCGTTTGGGCGCTGCCTAAATTTATCGCGTGGGCAAAGGCCAAAAACGCCGCCCAGCCCATCTACGAGCTAGCTCCGCAAACGCACCAAAAAAAAGCCAAAACTCCGACAATGGGTGGGCTGGTTTTTATCGGAGCGGCACTTGCGGCGAGCGTGATTTGCGCGAGGTTAGATAACGTTTTCGTCTTCGCCTCGCTTATCTGTCTTGCAGGCTTTACGGCGCTTGGATTTAAAGACGACTACCGCAAAATTTCAGGCGGCAAAAACCACGACGGACTAAGTCCCAGAGCCAAGCTTGCCGCGCAAATTTTGATAGCCTTTGCCGTTTCGGCGATGCTGTATTTACACGGCGAGCTGGGCAGTAAATTTTACCTACCGTTTTACAAATTTCCAGTGCTTGATCTAGGCGTTTTTGCGGTTGCTTTTTGGACGCTCGTTATCGTCGCCGCCTCAAATGCGGTAAATTTAACCGACGGCCTAGACGGTCTAGCTACGGTGCCTGCGGTGTTTTCGCTGCTGACGCTTGGCGTGTTTGCCTACATCTGCGGACACGCGGTCTTTAGTTCGTATTTACTTTTACCAAAGATCGCGGGCGTGGGCGAGACGGTCGTAGTGGCCGCTGCGCTGATCGGCTCGCTGATGGGATTTTTGTGGTTTAACTGCCATCCGGCCGAGGTTTTCATGGGCGATAGCGGAAGCCTGAGCGTAGGCGCATATATCGGGCTCATGGGCGTGATGACGAAAAACGAAATCCTGCTCATCATCATCGGTTTCGTCTTTGTTATGGAGACTTTGAGCGTGATTTTGCAGGTGGGAAGCTTTAAAATTTTTAAAAAGAGAATTTTTCTCATGGCGCCGATACATCATCATTTTGAGATAAAAGGCTGGGTAGAAAATAAGATCATCGTGAGATTTTGGCTGATCGCCGTTTTGGCAAATTTGATCGCCATGACCGCCCTAAAAATCAGGTAA
- the murD gene encoding UDP-N-acetylmuramoyl-L-alanine--D-glutamate ligase, translating to MRKSLFGYGGTTRAIAKNFAKDGGWDIYDDKFSDISSDEWGNTLLPPNLFVPEKSSLEIPSPGFPPSHELVKNAQNLISEYDYFYKIYGAKMPFTVWISGTNGKTTTTKMTQHLLARYGSVMGGNVGVPLADLDPNAKIWVLETSSFTMHYTNAATPGIYALLPITPDHLSWHGNFAEYECAKLKPLAMMGENTVAILPKIYANTPTKAKVISYENEADLAEFCGVNLSDIAFKTPFLTDALLALAIQKILLDRCDARLLNGFVIEGNKLEEFHDARGRTWVNDTKATNIDASIQAVKRYEGKFLHLILGGDDKGVDMRPLFEALRGAKTQIYAIGSNTDKLMKLANEFKIPAVKCEFLSVAVGQIDKKFKFDGIAKVGANSENLDEIALLSPAAASLDQFSSYVERGDEFKKAILNLQI from the coding sequence ATGAGAAAATCGCTATTTGGCTACGGCGGCACGACGCGCGCGATCGCGAAAAACTTCGCAAAAGACGGCGGCTGGGACATCTATGACGATAAATTTAGCGATATCTCAAGCGACGAATGGGGCAACACCCTGCTACCGCCAAACCTTTTCGTGCCCGAAAAAAGCAGTCTAGAGATCCCGAGTCCCGGCTTCCCGCCGAGCCACGAGCTGGTTAAAAACGCGCAAAATCTCATCAGCGAGTACGACTATTTTTATAAAATTTACGGCGCCAAAATGCCCTTTACCGTCTGGATCAGCGGTACGAACGGCAAAACCACGACGACGAAGATGACGCAGCACCTGCTGGCGCGCTACGGCTCGGTAATGGGCGGCAACGTCGGAGTTCCGCTCGCAGACCTTGACCCAAACGCCAAAATTTGGGTGCTAGAGACCAGCTCCTTTACGATGCACTACACGAACGCCGCGACGCCCGGCATCTACGCGCTTTTGCCTATCACGCCCGATCACCTCAGCTGGCACGGCAACTTTGCCGAGTATGAGTGCGCCAAGCTAAAACCGCTAGCGATGATGGGCGAAAACACGGTCGCGATCCTGCCTAAAATTTACGCCAATACGCCGACTAAAGCAAAGGTGATAAGCTACGAAAACGAGGCGGATTTGGCCGAGTTTTGCGGGGTAAATTTAAGCGATATCGCCTTTAAAACGCCGTTTTTAACGGACGCTCTTTTGGCGCTTGCTATCCAAAAAATTTTGCTCGACAGATGCGACGCACGGCTACTAAACGGCTTTGTCATCGAAGGCAACAAGCTCGAGGAGTTTCACGATGCGCGCGGCAGGACGTGGGTCAACGACACGAAGGCGACCAATATCGATGCGAGCATCCAAGCCGTCAAGCGATATGAGGGCAAATTTTTGCATTTGATTTTAGGCGGCGACGATAAGGGCGTAGATATGCGGCCGCTTTTTGAAGCTTTGCGCGGCGCTAAGACACAAATTTACGCTATCGGCTCAAATACGGACAAGCTGATGAAGCTTGCCAACGAGTTTAAAATCCCGGCAGTAAAATGCGAGTTTTTAAGCGTCGCAGTCGGCCAGATAGATAAAAAATTCAAATTTGACGGTATTGCAAAGGTCGGCGCAAACAGTGAAAATTTGGACGAGATAGCGCTCTTAAGTCCCGCTGCAGCGAGTCTAGATCAGTTTAGCAGCTACGTAGAGCGCGGGGATGAATTTAAAAAAGCGATTTTAAATTTGCAAATTTGA